Part of the Devosia sp. SL43 genome, GCGCCGAGGCGGACGGGGACAGGAAATGCCATGGCTCAAGCCGCCGTCGCGTCGAAGTCGGCATAGCCCTTGGCTTCGAGCTGCAGCGCCAAGTCCTTGTCGCCGCTCTCGACGATCCGGCCGTCGCTGAACACATGCACCACGTCCGGCACGATGTGGTTCAGCAGCCGCTGATAGTGGGTGATGACGAGCATCGAGCGGTTATCGTTGCGCAGGGCGTTGACGCCCTTGGACACCACCTGCAGCGCATCGATGTCCAGCCCTGAATCGGTCTCGTCGAGTACGCAAAGCGCCGGCTTGAGAAGGGCCATCTGCAGGATTTCGGCCCGCTTCTTTTCGCCGCCCGAGAACCCGACATTGAGCGGGCGCTTGAGCATCTCCGTATCGACATTGAGCTGCGAGCCCGCCTCTTTGACGGCGCGCATGAAGTCTGGCGTCGACATTTCGCCTTCGCCGCGCGCCTTGCGCTGGGCGTTGATGGCCGCCTTGAGGAAAGTCATGGTGGCGACGCCGGGGATCTCGATCGGGTACTGGAAGGCCAGGAACACCCCGGCGACAGCGCGCTCAGCAGGCTCCATCTCGAGGATATCAACGCCATTAAGCAGGATTTCGCCCTCGGTGACCTCGTAGTCTTCCTTGCCGGCCAGAACGTAGCTCAGGGTCGACTTACCCGAACCATTGCGCCCCATGATCGCGTGGACCTGTCCGGCAGGGATGGTGAGATTCACCCCTTTGAGGATTTCGCGCTCTTCGATGCGAGCATGCAGGTTGCGGATTTCAAGGATCGGGGTGGTCATATCAGTCTCCAGAAAATCTTTGGCGCCGGGCGCCGAATGGATAGGTGGCGCCTCAGGCGCCCGGTTCGCCGTCCCAATAGTCGACGGCCTTGCCGTCGCGGATCAGGTGGCGGAGAGAAGATTTGTCGGTCGGATTGCCGGTCGTGCGGCTGAACACGCCGAACTTGCCGGAATCCGGATACTCGCAAACCTCGGTCGCGGCCATGGTCGAGACGCCGATATAGCGGAGCGTCTGGCTGCCGGTATTGATGATCTGGTGCGCCGTACTCTGATCGCCTGCAGGTGCTACCAGCACGTCGCCTGCCTTGAAGACATGGCGGTCCGAGCCAAAGCGGTAGGTCCCTTCGCCTTCCAGCACTATGAACAACTCATCTTCCTGATGGTGATTGTGGAACGGACAGCTCGACTTGCCTGGCGGCACTTCATTGTAGCTGGCGCCAAGATTGCGCAGACCCGTCAGCCGACCGAACGAAATGTCGGCTGACTTATACAGGCTACCCTGCTCCCACGCATCGAGCGTGAGATCAGCAAGGCGAACCACCGGGCTGCGCGGCGCGTCAGTCATTAGCCGACGCTGCCTTCGAGGCTGATGGCGATCAGCTTCTGCGTTTCGACCATGAATTCCATCGGCAGGTGCTGCAGCACGTCGCGGACGAAGCCGTTGACGATCAGCGCCACGGCGTCCTCTTCGCTGAGGCCGCGCTGCTGGCAATAGAACATCTGGTCGTCGGAAATCTTGGATGTGGTCGCCTCGTGCTCGAACACCGCTGTGCCGTTGCGGCTCTCGATATAAGGCACGGTGTGTGCGCCACACTTGTCGCCAATGAGAAGGCTGTCGCACTGGGTGAAATTGCGGGCGTTCTTGGCCTTGGCGTGGGCCGAGACCTGGCCGCGATAGGTGTTGTCCGAGAAGCCGGCGGCGATGCCCTTGGCGATGATGCGGCTGGAGGTGTTCTTGCCCAGATGCAACATCTTGGTGCCGCTATCGACCTGCTGGTGACCGTTCGAGATGGCGATCGAATAGAACTCGCCACGCGAACCGTCGCCACGCAGGATGCAGCTCGGATATTTCCAGGTGATGGCCGACCCGGTTTCGACCTGCGTCCAGGAAATCTTGGAATTGTCGCCACGGCAATCGCCGCGCTTGGTGACAAAATTGTAGATGCCGCCCTTGCCGTCCTTGTCGCCGGGATACCAGTTCTGGACGGTGGAATACTTGATCTCGGCGTTTTCCAGCGCGACCAGTTCCACCACGGCGGCATGCAGCTGGGCTTCATCTCGCATCGGCGCGGTGCAGCCTTCGAGGTAGCTCACATACGAGTCGGCTTCGGCGATGATGAGCGTGCGCTCGAACTGGCCGGTCTTCTTCTCGTTGATGCGGAAATAGGTGCTGAGCTCCATCGGGCAGCGAACGCCCTTGGGGATGTAGACGAAGGAGCCGTCGGTGAAGACGGCAGAATTCAGCGTCGCGTAGTAGTTGTCCGAGACCGGAACCACGGAGGCCAGGTACTTTTGCACCAGCTCGGGATATTCGCGGATGGCTTCCGAGATCGAGCAGAAGATGATTCCGACCTTGCTCAGCTCTTCGCGGAAGGTGGTGACGACGGAAACCGAGTCCATCACCGCGTCGACGGCCACGTTCGGGCGCTCGACACCAGCAAGGATTTCGCGCTCGCGCAGCGGCACACCGAGCTTGTCATACATGGCGATCAGCGCGGGATCGACCTCGTCGAGGCTCTTTGGCGCCGGCGACGATTTGGGCGCGGCGTAGAAGTACATGTCCTGCAGGTCGAGCTTGGGATAGTGCACCTTGGCCCAGGTCGGCTCGGTCATGGTCAGCCAACGCGCATAGGCTTCCAGGCGCCAGTCGAGCATCCACTGGGGCTCGTTCTTCTTGCGGGAGATGAAACGGACGGTATCTTCGCTCAGGCCCTTGGGAGCCATGTCGGATTCGATATCGGTTTCGAAGCCATACTTGTACTTGTCGACATCGAGCGAACGGACGGAGTCCACGGTGGCGCGATCGATGTTTTCCTTGAGCGTCGGGATATCGGCGTAGTCATTGGCCATTGCGGCGTCTCCTATTGCCCGACAGCGATTCAAGGTCGCCGCGAGCCGTCTAAACTGTTGCGGCCTAGGCCGCCTGCCCCTGCCGCGCCCGCTGGCGCTCAAGGATCGATTGGTAACCGGCGACGAATGCATTCACGTCGTCAACCGTGGAATTCCAGCCCATGCTGATGCGCAGTGCGCAATCCGCCAGTTCGGGCGCGACACCCATGGCAGCCAGCACATGGCTCGGACCAACCTTGCCGGACGAACAGGCAGAGCCGGATGACACCGAGAGACCCATCAGGTCCAGAGCCATCATCGCGGTGGCATTCTTGACGCCCGGGACAGCAAAGTTGGTGACATTGCCCAGCCGGGTGGCCCCAAAAATCGCTACACCGGGAATCGCCGACTTGAGGTCGGCCTCCAGGCGATTGATCAGCCGCGGAACGTCGGCGGTCGCGTAGCGAGCACCAATGGCAGAAGCTGCTGCACCGAACCCGGCAATCAAGGCAGTCGCCTCGGTACCGCCACGGCGCCCCTGCTCCTGCCCGCCACCTGGAATAAGGCGAACCACATCGGCATGCGCCTTGACCAGCAGCGCACCGATGCCAGCAGGCGCGCCGATCTTGTGGCCGCTGATGGCCATCATATCGGGGGCTGAGGTGGCAAAATCCAGCGGCAGCTTGCCGAAGGCCTGCACGGCATCGATGAACAGGGTGTGACGGGTGGGACCAACAATCGCACTGATCCTGCCGATCGGCTGCACGACGCCGGTCTCGTTGTTCACCCAATGCAGCGCGACCAGAAGATTGCCTTCGGCGCCGAAAATAACGTCGGCCAGTTGATCAAGATCAATGCTGCCGTCCGGCAGCAGGCCGATGGTGATGACAGGGAGGCCGGTTGCTTCCGCCGCTTTCGTCACGGCAGCATGTTCGCCTGCGCTGACGACGATAGCGGTGGAGGCGAAGGCCTTCGCCCCACCGACGATTGCCTGGGTGATGGCTTCGGTTGCCGAGCCGGTGAACACCACCTGCTTGCGCTCAGCGCCGGCAAGCGTCGCGACCTGGCCACGGGCCGTATCGATGAGATTGCGCAATGCACGGCCATGGCCATGCACCGATGAGGGATTGCCCATCAGATCGAGGGCAGCGACGAGCGCCGACCGCGCTTCAGGCAAAAGCGGGGACGCGGCATTGTGATCGAGATAGATCGCCGGTCTCGTCATCGGATTCCCATGTGGCGCATGCGCACCGATCATACCATCCATGCCCGTGGCGGAGCGCCGTTGCGCCCTCCACCTCAAACACTTCTTGAAATCTGCAGCCCAACTTCATTACAAGGGGCGCTCTTGCAGGCCGCACAACGGCCTAAAACCGAGTTTCGAACAATTCTAAACTAGATTTTGTGAGCCATGTTTTAGGAGCCTGTACCGGCTTAGTCAAGCCGCACGGCGCTCGATGGCACCAGCGAAATCCCACCAACAGAGCCGAAGCGGCCGAAAGAAAAGAGACCATGCCAGAAGTGATTTTCAACGGACCCGAGGGTCGTCTGGAAGGCCGCTACCAGCCCGGCAAGGAGCC contains:
- the sufC gene encoding Fe-S cluster assembly ATPase SufC → MTTPILEIRNLHARIEEREILKGVNLTIPAGQVHAIMGRNGSGKSTLSYVLAGKEDYEVTEGEILLNGVDILEMEPAERAVAGVFLAFQYPIEIPGVATMTFLKAAINAQRKARGEGEMSTPDFMRAVKEAGSQLNVDTEMLKRPLNVGFSGGEKKRAEILQMALLKPALCVLDETDSGLDIDALQVVSKGVNALRNDNRSMLVITHYQRLLNHIVPDVVHVFSDGRIVESGDKDLALQLEAKGYADFDATAA
- a CDS encoding cysteine desulfurase family protein → MTRPAIYLDHNAASPLLPEARSALVAALDLMGNPSSVHGHGRALRNLIDTARGQVATLAGAERKQVVFTGSATEAITQAIVGGAKAFASTAIVVSAGEHAAVTKAAEATGLPVITIGLLPDGSIDLDQLADVIFGAEGNLLVALHWVNNETGVVQPIGRISAIVGPTRHTLFIDAVQAFGKLPLDFATSAPDMMAISGHKIGAPAGIGALLVKAHADVVRLIPGGGQEQGRRGGTEATALIAGFGAAASAIGARYATADVPRLINRLEADLKSAIPGVAIFGATRLGNVTNFAVPGVKNATAMMALDLMGLSVSSGSACSSGKVGPSHVLAAMGVAPELADCALRISMGWNSTVDDVNAFVAGYQSILERQRARQGQAA
- the sufB gene encoding Fe-S cluster assembly protein SufB: MANDYADIPTLKENIDRATVDSVRSLDVDKYKYGFETDIESDMAPKGLSEDTVRFISRKKNEPQWMLDWRLEAYARWLTMTEPTWAKVHYPKLDLQDMYFYAAPKSSPAPKSLDEVDPALIAMYDKLGVPLREREILAGVERPNVAVDAVMDSVSVVTTFREELSKVGIIFCSISEAIREYPELVQKYLASVVPVSDNYYATLNSAVFTDGSFVYIPKGVRCPMELSTYFRINEKKTGQFERTLIIAEADSYVSYLEGCTAPMRDEAQLHAAVVELVALENAEIKYSTVQNWYPGDKDGKGGIYNFVTKRGDCRGDNSKISWTQVETGSAITWKYPSCILRGDGSRGEFYSIAISNGHQQVDSGTKMLHLGKNTSSRIIAKGIAAGFSDNTYRGQVSAHAKAKNARNFTQCDSLLIGDKCGAHTVPYIESRNGTAVFEHEATTSKISDDQMFYCQQRGLSEEDAVALIVNGFVRDVLQHLPMEFMVETQKLIAISLEGSVG
- a CDS encoding cupin domain-containing protein, whose protein sequence is MTDAPRSPVVRLADLTLDAWEQGSLYKSADISFGRLTGLRNLGASYNEVPPGKSSCPFHNHHQEDELFIVLEGEGTYRFGSDRHVFKAGDVLVAPAGDQSTAHQIINTGSQTLRYIGVSTMAATEVCEYPDSGKFGVFSRTTGNPTDKSSLRHLIRDGKAVDYWDGEPGA